Proteins from a single region of Nitrososphaerota archaeon:
- a CDS encoding FAD-dependent oxidoreductase, producing MIGAGVVGLTIAHRLSKAGRRVVVIEKEAGPGAGVTAGQANVIHVVQLPFSSTKSKLARKGNKMYDALCAELGVRLDRMPAVLVVTGWSRLPVLFAAYLYLKLSLKGEFRTQLMRGGSLRKVEDELSDSVTAGIVVHGYGTVDVTSLVSRLKQAAEGLGAVFKFGSELVAVERGEGEVLLKTTGGEIAAAFVVNAAGLRSDEVAEMLGSPLGRHLPGLGVMAVYSGLQLHSIVAPLPVALGTRTKGGAIIPATDGTTIVGPTLRIAGSEAERAYTEEDLEALRTKFSPLLKREGAFVRAYAGVRPLSPTRDFVIDLDGPKRTVNLVGIESPGLTAAPAIAELVEQMLPEAQP from the coding sequence GTGATCGGGGCAGGGGTAGTGGGGCTCACCATAGCGCACAGGCTCTCGAAGGCAGGCAGGCGGGTGGTCGTCATAGAGAAGGAGGCGGGTCCTGGCGCGGGCGTCACAGCCGGCCAGGCGAACGTCATCCATGTGGTCCAGCTCCCGTTCAGCTCCACAAAAAGCAAGCTCGCGCGGAAGGGGAACAAGATGTACGACGCGCTCTGCGCCGAGCTGGGGGTAAGGCTGGACCGGATGCCCGCCGTCCTCGTGGTCACGGGGTGGTCGAGGCTCCCCGTCCTCTTCGCAGCGTACCTCTACCTCAAGCTGAGCCTCAAGGGGGAGTTCAGGACGCAGCTCATGCGTGGAGGCAGCCTGAGGAAGGTCGAGGATGAGCTCTCGGACAGCGTGACGGCGGGGATAGTGGTGCACGGCTACGGAACTGTCGACGTCACTTCCCTCGTCTCCCGCCTGAAGCAGGCGGCGGAGGGGCTTGGCGCCGTGTTCAAGTTCGGCTCCGAACTGGTGGCCGTCGAACGAGGGGAAGGAGAGGTCCTGCTCAAGACGACCGGAGGCGAGATCGCGGCAGCGTTCGTGGTGAACGCCGCGGGTCTTCGCTCCGACGAGGTGGCGGAGATGCTCGGGTCCCCCCTGGGGCGGCACCTGCCCGGTCTCGGCGTGATGGCGGTCTATTCGGGGTTGCAGCTGCACAGCATAGTCGCGCCGCTCCCCGTGGCCCTGGGCACGAGGACCAAAGGCGGCGCCATCATCCCGGCCACAGACGGCACCACGATAGTCGGCCCCACTCTCAGGATAGCGGGGTCCGAGGCGGAAAGAGCCTACACCGAGGAGGACTTGGAGGCGCTCCGCACGAAGTTCAGCCCCCTCCTGAAGAGGGAAGGGGCGTTCGTCAGGGCCTACGCAGGAGTCAGGCCCCTCTCCCCCACAAGAGACTTCGTCATCGACCTCGACGGACCGAAGAGGAC
- a CDS encoding VWA domain-containing protein, whose translation MWDILYAIDASSSMADVHRSPRGTSFVKMDLVRETIAGLLGSGQLPFGSRLGVMTFQAPTRLGGMFLKGGQDMTREVIPVTRADALTKEGMQSKMNAIETSGATPSGIAIEDGLKLLYAAEDGPLRRIKKLVMITDEKSNVGPKPDRVVSDKVAMKAIIDIIAIGAKINLETLQKVAARTGGKLMVVESAEELLAAMKPRIDVRGLGVDAGLLEDVTKAEHALSAAKPLGASSMEYRQALERAREVRARANKRLMEVLMNKAQADSDVKVIVSQLSKGMSMADYARRIWPRASELDQVEKVEKELRGATDRLAA comes from the coding sequence TTGTGGGACATCCTCTACGCCATCGACGCCTCCTCCAGCATGGCCGACGTCCACAGGTCCCCCAGGGGGACCAGCTTCGTCAAGATGGACCTGGTGAGGGAGACCATAGCGGGGCTGCTCGGGAGCGGCCAGCTCCCCTTCGGCAGCAGGCTCGGGGTGATGACGTTCCAGGCGCCCACCCGGCTCGGAGGGATGTTCCTGAAGGGAGGGCAGGACATGACGAGGGAGGTGATACCCGTCACCCGGGCCGACGCCCTGACGAAGGAGGGGATGCAGTCCAAGATGAACGCCATCGAGACCAGCGGGGCCACCCCGTCAGGGATAGCCATCGAGGACGGGCTGAAGCTCCTCTACGCGGCCGAGGACGGGCCCCTGAGGAGGATAAAGAAGCTCGTGATGATAACGGACGAGAAGTCCAACGTGGGGCCGAAGCCGGACAGGGTGGTGAGCGACAAGGTGGCCATGAAGGCGATCATCGACATAATAGCCATAGGAGCGAAGATCAACCTGGAGACCCTGCAGAAAGTCGCGGCCCGGACCGGGGGGAAGCTCATGGTCGTGGAGAGCGCCGAGGAGCTCCTGGCCGCGATGAAGCCGAGGATCGACGTGAGGGGCCTCGGCGTGGACGCGGGGCTCCTCGAGGACGTGACGAAGGCGGAGCACGCGCTCTCCGCCGCGAAGCCCCTGGGAGCCTCGTCCATGGAGTACAGGCAGGCGCTCGAGCGTGCGCGCGAGGTGAGGGCCAGGGCGAACAAGAGGCTGATGGAGGTCCTGATGAACAAGGCCCAGGCCGACTCAGACGTGAAGGTGATAGTGTCCCAGCTGAGCAAGGGGATGTCTATGGCCGACTACGCGAGAAGGATCTGGCCGCGCGCGTCCGAGCTGGACCAGGTCGAGAAGGTGGAGAAGGAGCTCCGGGGCGCCACGGATAGACTGGCCGCCTAG